The DNA sequence CACATGTGACCTGTGACACTTCAGACCCCCAGAGTTCAGCAACCACCCGCGGATGATGTTCATCTCTAAATGAGTTGTGTCCGAGCTGACCAGAACCTCCCGACCCAAACGTGAACACTGTGCCGCCCTGAAACATGAACCATTACACTTTCTGTCCTGTTTGTTGTATGCTAAAtatggatatataaaatattaccaaataaCACCTTTGATAAAGTGGCAGTGTGTTCCCCTCCACATGAGATGGACACAGTTTTCTTCTGGTTCAGACTATTTACAACTGTTGGGACGTGTCTGTCTGTGGTGGAAAAACAGTAAACTCATCAGTTTCATACAGTTATTGATTTAGCTTTTACGTGAAGAAACAAGAAGACCTGTAGTGTCTCCGAGGCCCAGCTGTCCAGCAGAGTTCTTTCCCCATCCAAACACGACTCCAGAGAGAGACAACACAAAGCTGTGGTCTCCTCCAGCGCTGATCTGAGCCAGCGGGATCCCACTCAGACTCTGAACATGTTCAGCAGACGAAGAGTCGGGATGATCTTCCCTCAAACCCAGCTGACCGTGAGAGTTCTTACCCCATACAAACACCTGACCCTCTGAAAGAGCAACGGATCTGAACATCTACACTCAAAGCTCAGTCAGTGCATGTCAATCATAAGATATCAAAcgatcaaaacaaaatgttagaTGAAATACCGCTGGTTAGTGCCATTGAATGATGGTCTCCACAAGCGATCTGAATCACCTGCCTGTGATCCAGACCTTTGAGAGGCCTGCAGAGACAAGACAGACTGTCAGATAGATGTTATTATCATTTATGgtgatttataatgttttgcCTGCATAAACATACTTGCACACAGTAGCTTTGTCCATAATGAGAACATTTCCTGAATGAGAAAGAAGCACCGCACCATCTCCTCCACAGACAATCAGTCTGACTTTGTGATTCTTTAGCTGAAGTTGCACTGGAGTATATAAAGTATTTTCATTggtaaaattaaacaaacaaatttcaTTACGATCATTTCATTAACAGTAGGCTATATTTCAGTGAATAAAGATTTACTGCAATACAACCTGCTGTACTAAATATTCGAGATCTATCTAGGCCGCCTATACTTTCACATACAGACTAGGcatttttcttacatttgtaACTTGACACAAAGTGAGATTTAGAGCACCATACTTAGTTTTCCATCCTGATTACGATATTCGCTGCGCAATCTCAGGACCGAGACCTTCCCATCCAGGATAAATCCTGCAAGACTCTTTCCGGCTGACATGTCCTGAAGATTTGTTTTCGGACACACAGATCGTATTCCACATTTTCCGTGTTTGACCTGGTCGGGCTTCACCAGCCCCAAACCCTCTCTGACCTGCGCTCCCCAAAAACACAACATGATGACAGCTGATGCACAAGATGATCAGACTCCTGAAGAACACACTCATGTTAAACTGAAAGTAAACAAGTCAAGTTAAACAGCAAACGCTGATTTCGGGCTAAACGAAACTTCTTTAATTTCCAACACATTGAAAGCTTCATCTACcatgtttgtagtttttctaATAGAGAGTAATTAGCTACCCTATGGAAAGATTTTATTCGGGGGCTAAAACGGGCTTCCATACAAAAGCACGAATAACGTTGCAAATAAAGATACGATCGCCATTTTAGAATTGTATTCATTtgactaaaaactaaaagagAAAGCCTAACTTAGCTCAGTTCAATATGTAGTTCAACGCTTTACTTCCGTCTTGCTCGAAAGTGTTTATAGCCCtgatgaacaaaaacagcatgtgtATGTTAAGCGGGTCCTTCTCTGCCACCCCAGCTTTAAAACATACCTAAACTATCTATTTTTATCAGGGAGCGCCACCTTCTGTAGGATTTTCCACACAGTTTGTGTACTTACATTCCTTACATGTTGATATATGtatgctttttattcattttgtccCGGTAGGTTGTTCAGATTTGTCCAGCAGGTGGTGATGCAACTAAAAATGGTAGACGATTATGTCTGACTGTACGTTATTAATGAACCTTAAATGAGGGAAAATTGCTGGAAAATtgatgatacactgggcaactttttgagcacTGTTGCCTGTATCATCAGCCTAACAGTGTGACAAGAAACACCGGCAAAAAAATGGCCTCAAACgtctaaaacaaaaagattatGAAGGAGCACTACGAAACAAAAATAGCTTGTATAgcatattaacaaaatatgcaATTGTGAAAACACTGTTAgttaaatcaaaacaattaCTCGATGttcaaacttattttattattgttttgttgccTCCATGTGTAAATGTGATGAATATAACTTAAAAATGGATAAAACAGACATTCACTAGaacatgcatttgtttgctgACTAAGTGTTTGAAGAAACACTAAGTAACAAAACGTACAGTAAGTTAGAGTTGACATGCCAgaatatgtgtatattaatgcattatattaggCTATATCAAATCACAAATTGTTTTAAGTTATACTACCAGCAGTAAAGCATAAACtataaaaggtattttaaataaatcacagtgTCTTTTTTACATATACAAGCAATCTCTATGATGTCTAACCTATAGAAATATAGTAACTAGACAGTATGAGTGTTCCATAGCCAATAAGCTTAGCAGCATATGTTTGACTGCGTAGGATCTGGAATCTGAAGGGAATTTCACGCTCGTCCAAACACCTTGCAAAAGTTGATTGCGTGTATCAGCTTGTCACGGATTGTGTTGATATCGCTGTATTTGGGAAGTATTAATCTTCCAAAGCAGGTCTGGGCCTCTGGCAGTCGGTCTTCTGCATCAGGACAGTCTGAGAGTAAAATCTTCAGAGAGCGCTTTGAGAAACCTCCCACAGGTACACGGTCCGTCCCATACAAGAAGACTAGAGAAGAATAAGTCACGTGAGGATGTGaggcaaataataataatctaactTAAATAATGTCAAGACAGTCATGATCAAGACCAAACCTACTCAGAAACCTTTTCTTGTTCTCTTCAGAGAGCTCAAAGAAAACAGTCCAGAAGTTCTTGATGAGCTCGTCAGAGGCAGAACAGTTTTCATAGGAAGCACACTGAGGAAGAAGCAGAAAAACTCAggtactgtgaaatatttaaaaactgacaAGTTCCTTGAACACGTTTACCTGCTGAAGCTCATTCCACTCATATTTAGGAGAGCCTTGGAGAAGCTGCTGGAGTTCCTCAGGGTGGAACATGCTCCAGACATCGAGCGGACAGCCCTTAGAGAAACCTCTTGAGAAATGCTCGAACTGACTTTTTACTGACTTGTTGAAAATGAAGTCGACATACAAATCCACGTACTTCTGTctgcaaaaaaagaagagtTTTTATCATGCAGTGATTGATTGTCCATGACCGCCATCAGAGGACACTCCTCCCATCTCCATTGCTTTTTCATCATGAACTTCACTTCCCTTTAGCTCCTGCCTGGACTCATCATTGCCTGGACACTTCCACATGTTTATCACTACCTTATTAACTCCTTTATAACTCTATATGTCATAACATCAAGAGGATATTTAGAAAGCAAACGTTTTGTCAAGATAAGCTTGATCGAAACAATTATTTTGaacagatattttgaagagtTGGCAAATAGATCTGTTTCTACCTATTAGCTTTGGTCACTCGAGTCTGATCTCCATTTGTTACAAGATTTTTTCCTTTGACCTGAAGGAGGTGAATAAGAGCATAAATTTAAACAACAGCTATGTACACTAGTACATGTGGAACGTAGAAACTGTATTACCGTGAAATCAAAACTGAGCATATCCACTACATCGTCCTCGTCCTCCTCAAGAAGGCTTTTCAAAGTTCTAATGTGAGATTTttgaaatacaattataaatatgaCTTGCTCTGTAACACTACAATGTATAAAGTCTAATGTCTCGTTTTCTTTGATGGTTTACCTGGCCTCCACAGGAGACAGTTCCTCCAGATCATTCAGAGTGGGACTGTGCTGGAGGAGTTTCTTGAACAAGGCCAGTGGGAAGCCAATGTTTATATAATGATGGTTGTAGATCGCCATTCCACAGATAACACCAAGATAGTAAATATCTCGATTAGTTTCcgtattctgaaaaaaaaacaagaacaaaatagAACACTAGAAAGTGGGACATATATGAGAGAGAGCACATTAGGAATAATGAATGTTTGGTGTAAAACGTACGTCAGGATTGAACCAAACCAGTGAACTCTCATGGATTTCCAGCACCTTCTTCTCCCATTTCAGAAGAGACTGGGAAAGTAGGGAGAAGAATTCTGCAGATAAACCCCTCATATCTATTCCATTTTCTCCAATGAACACCACCTGCACAGgagattttcattaaaataccatATCAGACATTTAAACTGTCTTTCAATTCTGTAATTCTTTTACCTGCAATGGATAAAAAAATGAGTGGGTTTTTTGTCTGAGGTACTTTAACGTGTCTGTCAACACTGATTTCCTGTTTATGTGCAACACATTTCCAGTTAAATCGTTCCTGTCTGAGTCTGGAAAGCTCTGTAAACGTTGACTCTGCAAAtactaaaaatagtaaaattagGTTAGCTTTAATGGGATAATCCACTCAAAaatgtcaccatttactcataTAACTTTATTTCTTCCGCATAACACAAATATCCTAAAGAATGCTGGTAACCTTTTTGGTgtccatttattttcattgtacagtaaaaaaggGCATTTCTCTTATTTGTCACATGTATGTTTGGCAGATGTATGACATCCACGTCTGACTTACACAAAACATCCTCTGTTTAGATACAGTGTCAGCCACAAAAGGGAACCTGACCAATATGTTAATGGTTTCctgaaagaaaaatgcattgaagTAATATAAGGTTTCACAAAGTAATTGAACAAgaatacataaaatgtcaagCATCGTGTATAATGTCGGCAGCCTTTAATACTCACGAAGCAGTAATCTTTTAATTTCACCATATCCTCCCAATCACTGGTAAAAGTAGAACACAAAAATGGCAATAACAGTTTCTCCAAGGCGTCTCGCAGCTATTGATGTAGAAAAAGAATTCTGTAGTTATTTGCTTTCCCTCAAAAAATCTCTTTGTTTCACAGAATTCACTATTGTTTTGGTTCTTACTGTATCTAGTAGATCACTGATCTCATGGATGATGAAATCCCTGTTTGGGATGTCTCTGTTTGCACTGCAGCAGACCTTTACAATGAAGTATAAACAACTATTATACAATGATAGATTGAAATACACCTTTGCATCTTTGAAAAGTCACCTGATAGATCATCTGAAGAACATTCAAAAACTTCTTCAGGTTTCTGGTCAAGTCGTGGCCTATTTCACAGCAAGAAATCTGAACAATCAGCTCAGCAGATGGTTTGCGACATAACTTCACCAGGCCTTTGAGCCAATCATCAGGGAGTTTGGACCAGTACTTCTCTGAgaatacaacataaaaacacttagataaaacaaagccaaaaacaCAAGCCAACGGCTAAAATGTCTTCCATCTTTACCTAACACCTTGTGAGCATCAGGACCCAGTTGAAGGATTTTGGAGGCCAGAGCTTCAGAAAGATCAGTTTTTTGCTTCTTGACACGTCTGATGAGTTCAGGGAGGAGAAGATAAACTCTGAGTGATTCCACACCAGTTTTATTCTCTGGATTGAGAGATGATAGCAGTGTCTGCTGAACCACCTTCACTATCTGAGGtacagaaaataaagacaatctgcagcatctaaaatgtaattaaaaatgtttagaaatgttgGATTTATCATTACCTCCgatattaaacttttattctCTGATAACTTTGCAAAGGATGTTTCAACCAGATCAAAATCCAAACCACAATGCTCTTCAGATGTCTGATAATGATCATCACAACTGCAAAAAtagacatttacattaatatctGTAATGGAAGGAGTCAcaaaattgagaaaatattaaaacaatttttacctTGTTTTGAGAAAACTTCCATTGAGACAGGCAGCAGAGGAGAACACTGTGTTTATTTCcctgtaaataacaaaaaaacgtttaataattattaagtccatttatatatacaatttctCAAATATATTATTAGGGTACAACTCTTCTATTTACATAATAGTGAGAATCCATCATAAGATCGAGATTTACTCACTGGATTGTgtgaataaacattattttaattatttactgaattattTCTACTATTTAATagtatgtttaaaaagaaagacacaGAGTTTCCCAGTATTTCTAGAATAATAGACATAAACTCTGGATTTATATCAGTATcagtaaatgaaaaacacaatgaaacccttactgttttattattgaCCATGAATCAGCTCCAGACAGCCAGCGATCAatcattctgtcatttaatgtCAAAACCCCTCTGTTTGGATTGGATTTGGCCTCACTTTCAAGTTCctaaaaatacaagtaaaacaTCAGTAATCACGATGCAATAATTATGTTAAactattaatgaataaaaacatcatgTCCTACTTTGAAAAACAAGGCAAAGGAATGATTCTCCCCAGCGATTATTTTTTCAATCGTATATTCATGATTACATTCTGTGTGCAACAAATGCTTAGTTTAGGTCTTTGAGCATCATCacgaataataaatatattcataataaaataccCCATACTGCTAAAAGTGGATTTATATACCAGTTGGCAGATCCACGGGGAAAGGCAGAGACTGCTTGATCAATTCTCCGTTTCCCAGCTGCCCTTGCGTCCCACATCCAAATGAGTAGATCAGCTTTGACGATGTGACTGATACGAGTGTGTGATGTCTTTGAAAGAAAGACTCAATACTGAACTCAACTTAAACCATACAACAACTACAACTGATCTTGTGAGGAACTGATACGTTATGGTAGTATGAGTGCATAAAGAGATATGCTGTATTTCTCAGAACACTGATTGCTTATGAACAGTCTTTACCTTCCACATGTGACCTTTGACACTTCAGACCCCCAGAGTTCAGCAACCACCCGCGGATGATGTTCATCTCTAAATGAGTTGTGTCCGAGCTGACCAGAACCTCCCGACCCAAACGTGAACACTGTGCCGCCCTGAAACATGAACCATTACACTTTCTGTCCAGTTTGTTGTATGCTAAATATggatatatgaaatattacaaaataacacCTTTGATAAAGTGGCAGTGTGTTCCCCTCCACATGAGATGGACACAGTTTTCTTCTGGTTCAGACTATGTACAACTGTTGGGACGTGTCTGTCTGTGGTGGAAAAACAGTAAACTCATCAGTTTCATACGGTTATTGATTTAGCTTTTACGTGAAGAAACAAGAAGACCTGTAGTGTCTC is a window from the Puntigrus tetrazona isolate hp1 chromosome 1, ASM1883169v1, whole genome shotgun sequence genome containing:
- the LOC122341607 gene encoding probable E3 ubiquitin-protein ligase HERC4 isoform X1, with translation MLCFWGAQVREGLGLVKPDQVKHGKCGIRSVCPKTNLQDMSAGKSFLGFIRDGKVSVLRLRSEDYNNDGKLKQLQLKNKIRLIVCGGDGAVLLAYGGNVLIMDTSTVCKPLKGLNNRQVIQIACGDHHSLALTKEGQVFVWGKNSHGQLGLREDHPDSSSAEHVQSLSGIPLAQISAGGDHSFVLSLSGVVFGWGKNSAGQLGLGDTTDRHVPTVVHSLNQKKTVSISCGGEHTATLSKGGTVFTFGSGGSGQLGHNSFRDEHHPRVVAELWGSEVSKVTCGRHHTLVSVTSSKLIYSFGCGTQGQLGNGELIKQSLPFPVDLPTECNHEYTIEKIIAGENHSFALFFKELESEAKSNPNRGVLTLNDRMIDRWLSGADSWSIIKQEINTVFSSAACLNGSFLKTSCDDHYQTSEEHCGLDFDLVETSFAKLSENKSLISEIVKVVQQTLLSSLNPENKTGVESLRVYLLLPELIRRVKKQKTDLSEALASKILQLGPDAHKVLEKYWSKLPDDWLKGLVKLCRKPSAELIVQISCCEIGHDLTRNLKKFLNVLQMIYQVCCSANRDIPNRDFIIHEISDLLDTLRDALEKLLLPFLCSTFTSDWEDMVKLKDYCFETINILVRFPFVADTVSKQRMFCYLQSQRLQSFPDSDRNDLTGNVLHINRKSVLTDTLKYLRQKTHSFFYPLQVVFIGENGIDMRGLSAEFFSLLSQSLLKWEKKVLEIHESSLVWFNPDNTETNRDIYYLGVICGMAIYNHHYINIGFPLALFKKLLQHSPTLNDLEELSPVEARTLKSLLEEDEDDVVDMLSFDFTVKGKNLVTNGDQTRVTKANRQKYVDLYVDFIFNKSVKSQFEHFSRGFSKGCPLDVWSMFHPEELQQLLQGSPKYEWNELQQCASYENCSASDELIKNFWTVFFELSEENKKRFLIFLYGTDRVPVGGFSKRSLKILLSDCPDAEDRLPEAQTCFGRLILPKYSDINTIRDKLIHAINFCKVFGRA
- the LOC122341607 gene encoding probable E3 ubiquitin-protein ligase HERC3 isoform X3 — translated: MLCFWGAQVREGLGLVKPDQVKHGKCGIRSVCPKTNLQDMSAGKSFLGFIRDGKVSVLRLRSEDYNNDGKLKQLQLKNKIRLIVCGGDGAVLLAYGGNVLIMDTSTVCKPLKGLNNRQVIQIACGDHHSLALTKEGQVFVWGKNSHGQLGLREDHPDSSSAEHVQSLSGIPLAQISAGGDHSFVLSLSGVVFGWGKNSAGQLGLGDTTDRHVPTVVHSLNQKKTVSISCGGEHTATLSKGGTVFTFGSGGSGQLGHNSFRDEHHPRVVAELWGSEVSKVTCGRHHTLVSVTSSKLIYSFGCGTQGQLGNGELIKQSLPFPVDLPTECNHEYTIEKIIAGENHSFALFFKELESEAKSNPNRGVLTLNDRMIDRWLSGADSWSIIKQEINTVFSSAACLNGSFLKTSCDDHYQTSEEHCGLDFDLVETSFAKLSENKSLISEIVKVVQQTLLSSLNPENKTGVESLRVYLLLPELIRRVKKQKTDLSEALASKILQLGPDAHKVLEKYWSKLPDDWLKGLVKLCRKPSAELIVQISCCEIGHDLTRNLKKFLNVLQMIYQVCCSANRDIPNRDFIIHEISDLLDTLRDALEKLLLPFLCSTFTSDWEDMVKLKDYCFETINILVRFPFVADTVSKQRMFCYLQSQRLQSFPDSDRNDLTGNVLHINRKSVLTDTLKYLRQKTHSFFYPLQVVFIGENGIDMRGLSAEFFSLLSQSLLKWEKKVLEIHESSLVWFNPDNTETNRDIYYLGVICGMAIYNHHYINIGFPLALFKKLLQHSPTLNDLEELSPVEARTLKSLLEEDEDDVVDMLSFDFTVKGKNLVTNGDQTRVTKANRVIKELIR
- the LOC122341607 gene encoding probable E3 ubiquitin-protein ligase HERC4 isoform X2 — encoded protein: MDTSTVCKPLKGLNNRQVIQIACGDHHSLALTKEGQVFVWGKNSHGQLGLREDHPDSSSAEHVQSLSGIPLAQISAGGDHSFVLSLSGVVFGWGKNSAGQLGLGDTTDRHVPTVVHSLNQKKTVSISCGGEHTATLSKGGTVFTFGSGGSGQLGHNSFRDEHHPRVVAELWGSEVSKVTCGRHHTLVSVTSSKLIYSFGCGTQGQLGNGELIKQSLPFPVDLPTECNHEYTIEKIIAGENHSFALFFKELESEAKSNPNRGVLTLNDRMIDRWLSGADSWSIIKQEINTVFSSAACLNGSFLKTSCDDHYQTSEEHCGLDFDLVETSFAKLSENKSLISEIVKVVQQTLLSSLNPENKTGVESLRVYLLLPELIRRVKKQKTDLSEALASKILQLGPDAHKVLEKYWSKLPDDWLKGLVKLCRKPSAELIVQISCCEIGHDLTRNLKKFLNVLQMIYQVCCSANRDIPNRDFIIHEISDLLDTLRDALEKLLLPFLCSTFTSDWEDMVKLKDYCFETINILVRFPFVADTVSKQRMFCYLQSQRLQSFPDSDRNDLTGNVLHINRKSVLTDTLKYLRQKTHSFFYPLQVVFIGENGIDMRGLSAEFFSLLSQSLLKWEKKVLEIHESSLVWFNPDNTETNRDIYYLGVICGMAIYNHHYINIGFPLALFKKLLQHSPTLNDLEELSPVEARTLKSLLEEDEDDVVDMLSFDFTVKGKNLVTNGDQTRVTKANRQKYVDLYVDFIFNKSVKSQFEHFSRGFSKGCPLDVWSMFHPEELQQLLQGSPKYEWNELQQCASYENCSASDELIKNFWTVFFELSEENKKRFLIFLYGTDRVPVGGFSKRSLKILLSDCPDAEDRLPEAQTCFGRLILPKYSDINTIRDKLIHAINFCKVFGRA